The genomic DNA CCAGAATACCAGCAATTTTACCGTGCAGGTCGTGCAACACGTGTTGTGCCGTCGTTGGACTCGGCTTACCAGATGTATTGGCAGACGGTCCTACGATCGGCGTTTCGGCCGCACGAATCAAAGCTAGGGTCGCATCATTATCAGGATTACGAAAAGCAGCGGTCGCTAGCCCACCCGTAACTTCTGGTGCCAATGCATCTGGCTGCAATTTAAAAATCATCGTCAACGGTCCCGGCCAAAAGGCTTTAATTAGTTTCTTGGCTGCTTCCGACAACGGCTGAGCAAACCGTTCGACTGTCTCCACATCAGCAACGTGCACGATCAAGGGATTATCACTCGGGCGGCCCTTAGCCAAGTACACTTGCTTGACGGCATCCACATTCGTTGCATCGGCCCCCAACCCATAGACCGTTTCCGTTGGGAATGCCACTAACTGCCCTGCCGTCAATAATGCGGCAGCGGCCGGAATCTCATCCGGCGTATATACTTTCGTTTCCATAATTCGTTAAAACCTCTACTTTATTATTAATCCATTGTTATAATCAAATAATCTTCCTTATTATTACAATCAAATAGCCTTCGTTATTATTTACATTTTGGACTAGTCAACCCATCACGAATTCTGATTAATCGAAGTGCCAGTATCAAGATATTCAATAACTAATTGTGCCAAGATCGGTGGTCGTTCATCAGCCATTCGAGCGGCTTACCGAAACGTGCTCTGTGCCACTGAAGCCTGTGCTTGCTACGCCACTGAATCAATACCCAGACCGCATTCATTCGGTGGCTAGGCTCAACCCACTGCCCTTCACACTATTGAGACTGGAGGGGCTGGGTGACAATGCTCAGTAGCCAAATTATTCTTAGCTGGAAGCGGGTTACTTCCGGCTTAGAATAAGACTCGCATTTGAGATGACGCGGGTTATGCGTGAGCTCAAATCGACGTCGGCTGCGTTCCAGCAATTGGCACCCAGCCCCGGAGGTCGGAATAGGACGCGCATCGGCTGACGAACAGGAACCAGACTTAATCGGCACACTTTAATCAGAATTCATCCCAAATAACACTAACACCAAAGACATCGATATTAATGCAACACCCAACTATCGCTGATTTGCCGCCATATCGACGCGAAGCATTCGGTCATGGCCAGCCATATCTTGTCGCAGCGTCACCGTTGCGTCAGGTAATGTCTGCGTAAATAGCTGTTGTAGGGCCGCCCCCTGATGATAGCCAAACTCCAAGTATAAGCGACCGGTTGGGACCAAATAATCGGCAACCGTCGCGGCTAACCGTTCATAAAGCGCCAGCCCCTCATGAGCAGCAAATAGTGCCGTCTGTGGCTCATAGTCTAAAACACTCGCATCCATGACATCTTTTTCACTCGTTGCAATGTACGGCGGATTGCTCACAATAACATCAAATGATTGCTGAGACACATCAACTAGTAAATCACTGTGAACCAATGAAACATCTAGCCGTAAGTGGTCCGCATTCGTTTGGGCTACCCGTAGTGCCGCTGTTGAAATATCGCTAGCCGTAATCTCCCACGCCGGGCGCTCATGTTTCAAGGCCAAGGCAATTGCCCCCGACCCGGTACCAACATCTAAGAGGCGCACCGGTGCCGTCTCAGGAATATCGGTTAAAATCCAGTCTACCAATTCTTCGGTTTCAACTCTAGGAATTAGCACTGCCGGATCAACTTGCAATTCCAGGCCATAAAACGGCGCGTGGCCTAGCACATACTGAACCGGCTCACCAGCTACCACCCGGTCAATTCCCTGCTGATAGGCCTGCCAGATGTTCGTTGGTAAAGAATCACGGTAATGAATTAATAATTGGGTCTGATCCAGACGACTCAATCCTAACAACAAAAAACGAGCACTGTCCGTGGGCAATTGGGCCGTCTTTAGACAAAAAGAAGCCCACTGCTGGGCTTCAAAGTAAGTAGGCTGATCAGGCTTAATCATTAGTTAAACGCTCCATCTTTTCGGCTTGGTCAGCTAGAACGAGGGCATCAATAACTTCGTCCAGTTCACCGTTCATGACCCGGTCAAGTTTATTGAGTGTTAACCCAATCCGGTGATCCGTGACGCGGTTTTGTGGAAAATTGTAAGTCCGAATACGTTCGGAACGATCACCCGTCCCAACGGCCGATTTACGTTCAGCATCATATTCGTTTTGTTCCCGTGATTGATAATAATCGTAAACGCGTGCCCGCAAGATTTCCATTGCTTTAGCCCGGTTTTGTTGTTGGGACCGCTGATCCTGCATTGAAACTACGATTCCAGTTGGTAAATGGGTCATCCGCACCGCCGAAGACGTCTTATTGATATGCTGACCACCAGCACCAGATGACCGGAAGACATCCGTTCGAATATCCTTTTGGTCAATATCAATATCAACATCTTGTGCTTCTGGCATCACCCCGACCGTTGCTGTTGAAGTGTGCACCCGGCCAGCTGATTCAGTCACTGGCACCCGTTGTACCCGGTGAGCACCACTCTCATACTTCAACTTTGAATAAACCTTATCACCAGAAATAATTAACACAATTTCTTTAAAACCGCCGACTTCAGTTTCATTACGGTCAGCGACTTCTACCTGCCACCCTTGCCGCTCTGCGTACTTCGAGTACATGTTGAAGAGGTCAGCTGCAAACAAGCTGGCTTCATCACCACCAGCGGCACCGTGAATTTCCATGATGATATTCTTATCATCGTTAGGATCTTTAGGCAACATCAGTAACGTGATTTCATGTTCCAACTGATCTTTTTCTGCGTTGAGGTTCTTTAAATCATCTTTGACCATCGCATTCATTTCATCGTCAAGCTTTTCACGAAGCAACTCATCATTTTCTTCAATCTGACTCGTAACTTCCTTATAGTGATTATACTTTTCAACGGTCTCACGAATATTACCCATTTCTTTAGATAACTTCATGAATCGTTGTGAATCTGAAATGACTTCCGGATCACTTAACAATTCACCGAGTTCTTCATACCGATCAGCAACGGCTTGTAACTTATCAAAAAACTTATCCATTCTCAGTTAATCCTCACTTTGTTAATTTCGGCGGGTAAAAATAATGATGACGACAAACTGGGTAGTACGCCTCATTACCCCCGATTTGAACTTGTTCGCCTTCATAGACTGGCTGACCATCGTGGAACCGTAAATTCATAATTGCCTTTTTACGACAAAACCAGCAGATCGTCTTCATTTCTTCAATCTTATCAGCATATAATAGCAGGTACTTGCTGCCTTCAAACAACTCGTTGCGAAAATCGTTTTTCAAGCCAAACGTCATGACTGGAATCTTCAACTTATCCACAACATTGGCTAACTCTAAGACATGATGTTTCTTCAAAAACTGGGCTTCGTCAATTAAAACGCAGGCCGCGTCTGGATTAGTCTGACTAACGACATCGAAAACATTCGTATCGTCAAAAACTGGTGTTGCTTCGCGTTTCAGGCCAATTCGGCTTGCAACGTAGCCCACGCCATCACGATTATCTAAGCCACTCGTTAGGATGATGACCGACTTATCTTGTTCCTCATAATTATGGGCAACTTTCAAAATTTCAATGGTTTTACCACTGTTCATCGCGCCATACCGAAAAAATAACTGTGCCAAGCGACTCATTCCCCTTTTTTACACATTTCTAGTCAATTATAGCGGATTTGGCCGTGAATTTCAGCATTCTGTCATTAAAACTAATTAACGAATTGATAATATGCAGTTAAATGGCGGGAGTATCACTTTTCTTTTAAGGACGTTCAGTATAAAATACTTGAGAGTAGGACATTTTGTCCGGTGATTATGATTTTAATACCCAGTTGTCACTTTTGTTAATGATATCCGGGTAAATCAAGAATTAGGGGTACCGATAACTTATGTCAATTAATAGTACATTAGCCACTTGGACAGGTAAATCCGCGTACTGGTTTTTACACACTTTCCGTGGCGGTGGGAGTTCCCTCCCTGGCAAGTTGGCGCTGAAGCTTGATCCAACGATTTTAAAGCATCTCGCCAAGAACTACGACGTCATCGTCATCACTGGGACCAACGGCAAAACGTTAACGACCGCTTTAACGGTCAAGGTTTTACGTGAACAGTACCCTGACATTTTGACAAATCCAAGCGGATCCAATATGAAGCAAGGCATTGTCACGACCTTTTTACGGGCACCTAAAACCCATCAAAAGCCACTCGCAGTCCTAGAAGTCGATGAAGCTAACGTGATCATGGTCACCAAGTACATCACACCCAAAGCCTTTGTCTTCACAAATATTTTCCGTGATCAGATGGACCGCTATGGCGAAATCTACACGACTTATCAAAAAATCCTAGACGGTGTTGCCTTGGCACCGGAAGCCACGATTATTGCCAATGGTGACTTGCCGTTGTTCAATGCTCAACAATTGCCAAATCCGATCCTTTATTACGGGTTTGACTACCAGGCCGATCATGACCAACAAGCGCCGGCCAATACCGATGGCTTGTTGTGCCCCCGCTGTCAGCATATTTTACGTTATCATAGCCGGACTTATAGTAATATGGGGAAATATTACTGTCCTCACTGTGGCTTTGAACGGCCCCAGCTGACATACAAGCTAAATGCGCTGACTGAAATGACACCCACCAGTTCTGATTTCGAAATCAACGGGCAAGCCATGCACCTAAATATTGGTGGTCAATATAATATTTATAATGCGTTAGCAGCATATGCGGTCGGCCGCTTTATGGATGTCACACCAGCTAAGATCGCCCACGCGCTCAGCGACAACGACGAGCAAGTCTTCGGTCGCCAAGAAACATTTCACGTTGGCGAAAAAGATGTGACGTTGATCCTTGTGAAGAATCCAGTAGGTCTTAACCAGGTTTTACAGACAATCAGTACGGATGATCGTCCCTTCTCATTTGCCGCCCTTCTTAACGCTAACTACGCAGATGGGATCGATACTAGTTGGATTTGGGACGGC from Lactiplantibacillus paraplantarum includes the following:
- the prmC gene encoding peptide chain release factor N(5)-glutamine methyltransferase, coding for MIKPDQPTYFEAQQWASFCLKTAQLPTDSARFLLLGLSRLDQTQLLIHYRDSLPTNIWQAYQQGIDRVVAGEPVQYVLGHAPFYGLELQVDPAVLIPRVETEELVDWILTDIPETAPVRLLDVGTGSGAIALALKHERPAWEITASDISTAALRVAQTNADHLRLDVSLVHSDLLVDVSQQSFDVIVSNPPYIATSEKDVMDASVLDYEPQTALFAAHEGLALYERLAATVADYLVPTGRLYLEFGYHQGAALQQLFTQTLPDATVTLRQDMAGHDRMLRVDMAANQR
- the prfA gene encoding peptide chain release factor 1; the protein is MDKFFDKLQAVADRYEELGELLSDPEVISDSQRFMKLSKEMGNIRETVEKYNHYKEVTSQIEENDELLREKLDDEMNAMVKDDLKNLNAEKDQLEHEITLLMLPKDPNDDKNIIMEIHGAAGGDEASLFAADLFNMYSKYAERQGWQVEVADRNETEVGGFKEIVLIISGDKVYSKLKYESGAHRVQRVPVTESAGRVHTSTATVGVMPEAQDVDIDIDQKDIRTDVFRSSGAGGQHINKTSSAVRMTHLPTGIVVSMQDQRSQQQNRAKAMEILRARVYDYYQSREQNEYDAERKSAVGTGDRSERIRTYNFPQNRVTDHRIGLTLNKLDRVMNGELDEVIDALVLADQAEKMERLTND
- a CDS encoding thymidine kinase → MAQLFFRYGAMNSGKTIEILKVAHNYEEQDKSVIILTSGLDNRDGVGYVASRIGLKREATPVFDDTNVFDVVSQTNPDAACVLIDEAQFLKKHHVLELANVVDKLKIPVMTFGLKNDFRNELFEGSKYLLLYADKIEEMKTICWFCRKKAIMNLRFHDGQPVYEGEQVQIGGNEAYYPVCRHHYFYPPKLTK
- a CDS encoding Mur ligase family protein; translated protein: MSINSTLATWTGKSAYWFLHTFRGGGSSLPGKLALKLDPTILKHLAKNYDVIVITGTNGKTLTTALTVKVLREQYPDILTNPSGSNMKQGIVTTFLRAPKTHQKPLAVLEVDEANVIMVTKYITPKAFVFTNIFRDQMDRYGEIYTTYQKILDGVALAPEATIIANGDLPLFNAQQLPNPILYYGFDYQADHDQQAPANTDGLLCPRCQHILRYHSRTYSNMGKYYCPHCGFERPQLTYKLNALTEMTPTSSDFEINGQAMHLNIGGQYNIYNALAAYAVGRFMDVTPAKIAHALSDNDEQVFGRQETFHVGEKDVTLILVKNPVGLNQVLQTISTDDRPFSFAALLNANYADGIDTSWIWDGDFEKLPSLNIPAYISGGERYRDITFRLKVAGVPEDQLTVIPDLTNMTAAIQKLPTKQVYVVATYTAMLQLRKQLASQGIIDGGMA